The following nucleotide sequence is from Halorussus caseinilyticus.
TAACGATGAGAGGGATTGCTACCGCGCGTGTCTGCGGTTTCCGACTCGGACAGCCGTCCGAGTCGGAAACCGCAGGGCGAAACGCCGCTACCGACCGGTTCACTCGAACAGTCGGACCGGCGACACCTCGCGCTCGGCGAACAGCTCCTCCAGCGCCGCGTGTCGCTCTCGCACCTCGTCGGGTTCGTGGGCGTCCGACCCGGTGACGAACTCGATTCCGCGCTCTCGAAGCGCGGCTCGGAAGTCGGGCGCGGGGTGGTACTCGCCGTAGTCCCGGAGGACGCGCCCGGCGTTGACCTCCGGAACGGTCCGCGACCGGCGGAAGGCGTCGGCCACCATCGCGTGGTGGTCCGCAGTGGTGTACCCCCGGAGTTCGGGCGTGCGCTCCACGAGGTCCACGTGGGCCGCGATAGCGAACAGTTCCGACTCCACGAGGGTCGCGAGGCGTTCGTAGTAGTCGTCCACGAACGCCCGGCGTTCTCGCTCGGGCATCTCGGCGAAGGGTGCGCTCCGCTGGACGTTGGTCCCCTCGACGCGGTGGACGCTCCCGACGGCGTAGTCGAAGTCGGCGTCGTCCAGAAACGACGCGATGTCGCCCTCGTCGCGGGGGTCGTAGTCGAGCTCCACCGCGTCGAAGATGCGCAGGTCGTACTGCTCGCGGAGCGACTCGACGGCCTCCCGGCGGAGCGGATAGGTTCGGTCCAAGTTGATGCCGTACTCGCGCTTGCCTCGCAGGAGTGTTTCGCGCTGGGCGACGTTGCAGTGGTCGGCGAACCCGATTGCTCGGAGACCCGCGTCGGCGGCGGCGTCCAACATCCGCGGCATCTGCGTGCCGTCCGAGTAGTTCGAGTGAACGTGGTAGTCGTGGACGACGGACACGGACGACACTTCGCGCTCGTTCGGCGTATCTGTTGGGGTCGGGCGTCGGCGGACGGCGCTCACCGCCCGTGCGTGAGTTCGACCGCTCCCGTGCTATCGACCGACACCGCGTACCCCGAGTAGTCGAACGTCACCGACACGTCCGCGTTCCGTTCGCCCCACGACGAGTCGAAGATAGCGTTCAGCGCGTCGGTGTCCACCGAGTCGTACAGCGGCGGCAGTCGAGTCACGTCCTCGGGTCCGTCGAAGGCGGACGCTCCCCCAGACGCCGTGACCGCGGCGACGATGGCCTCGGCGGGCGTCGAATCGGCCGTCGCCTGATACCGGAACTCCTTCGACGCGCCAAGCCGGTCTTTACTGTAGGTCATACTCTCACAATGGGTACCGGACGGGAATCTCTCCCCGTTGGAGGGCCAACTGTTTAAGTCGCCGCGTCGCCGTCGAGGGCGTTCTCGACGAGACTCGCCTGTCCGCGCCGGAGTCGGGCCGACAGCGCTTGGTCGGAGATGCCGAGGTCCTCGGCGAGTTCCGTCAGGGTCGTCCGGCGCGGCACGTCGAAGTATCCGGCCGCCAGCGCACAGACCAGCGCCTCGCGCTGTGGCGTCGTGACGCCGTACTGCTGGCCGTCGGCGTTTGTCTCGGACTCGTCGTAGATGCCGACGAGTCGGAAGGGGAACCCCATCTCCCGGCAGGCGTCCCGGTAGGCACAGAGCGCGTCCCGGTTGGGCACGCGAGCGCGGACCCGAGACTCGGTCGTGTCGGCGGTCACGTCGAGGAAGGTGATGTCTCGCTCGACGGCCACCGAGTGAGTCATTCGCTCGGCGACCGACTCCGAGAGCGTCACCCGGTAGAGTCGCCGGTCGCCGAGGTCCGCGAGGAGGCAGTAGTCCGCGACGGTCGGGTCGTCCTCGACGCCGGACTCGAAGGCGTCGAAGTCGTCGCCGCTGGCCCAGAAGACGAACTTCTGACTGCTGTCGGGCATCCGTCGAACGTCTTCGGTCTCGAAGGTCATTTCGGGGACGACTTTTCTGGTCTCCCGAAGTATCGGTGAGCTAACTACGAACTCCGCGACGAAACTCATCGGCGGGTGTACGGAGGTAGTGAAGATAGCACTTTCGCGCGGCCGCCTCCTTCGTCCGACGACGTTACCCGGCTACGGGTCTACGTGTGCCGCATGGACGAACACACCCGCGACGAGTCGGTCGAGCCGCCGCGAGTCGGCACGCCGACCGGATGGCTCCCCGCCGAGGGCCACTGGGAACACGACACGCTCCGGCGCGCGACCGCTCACGGCGTCCGCCTGTTTAACGCCGGGGAATTCCACGAGTCCCACGACTGCTTCGAAGACGAGTGGTACAACTACGGGAGCGGGACCACCGAAAGCGCGTTCCTCCACGGGATGGTGCAGGTCGCGGCGGGCGCGTACAAGCACTTCGACTTCGAGGACGACGCCGGGATGCGGTCGCTGTTCAGGACCGCGCTCCAGTACCTCCACGGCGTGCCGCCGGACTACTACGGCGTGGACCTGCCGGACGTGCGCGAGACCATGACGCGGGCGCTCGAAACACCCGACGTGTTGGAAGGTTGGAAAATTGGGTTCGACGAGACCCGACCGGAAGCAGACGCCGCCGACTTCGCCTACGCCGACTCGCTGGAGTGAGTTCGCTCGCGGAATCCGTCTCCGACCCCTAGTTTGCCTCTTTTATTAGACACGTAATCAAAACGAATCGACAACTTATATACTTCTCGCGTCGATTGTGTAGCCAGTGTGGTCCCCAACTGCGCGCGACACACTCCCCGAACAGGAGGTCATCACATGACTACGACCGACTCTCGCCAAGACACGACGGCGAACGCCCGACGGCACAGTCCTGAGCGCGATGCTCCGTTAGACGCCACTTTCGACGCACTCTCGAATCGGCAGTGCCGGGACCTTCTCCGTCACCTCGTCGAGAGCGACGACGACGCCTTCTTGGTGGCGGACCTCGCCACGCAACTGACCGACGAGACCGACTCGGAAACCGCCGAAACCCGCATGCTCGCCCGTCTCCATCACACTCACCTGCCGAAACTCGCCGACGCGGGTCTCGTGAGCTACGACCCCGACCGCGGACTCGTCCAGTACCGACCCGAATCCCGGTTCGAGGCGATGGTCCCGACTATCGAGTCGTTCGAGTCCGCGGACTATCCGGTCTCGCTCGACGCACTGCTCGACCTGTTCGCCGACCACCGCCGCCGGACCGCGTACGTCACGCTCTTGGGACACGACGACCTGTCGCTCCCGGACCTCGCCGACGAGGTTGCGGTCGCGGAGTACGGCCAACCCCTCCCCGACATCGAACCCGACGACGTGTTGCAGGTCTACCTCTCGCTGTACCACACGCACGTCCCGAAACTCGGGGCCGCGGGTCTCGTGGAGTACGACCAAGCCGACGACTACGTGCGACTGACCGACGCTGGCTGGACGCTCGAATCCCCGTTCCGGTCGCTGTGTGACCCCGCTGACGACTGAGAGTCGAAACTCTCAAGGGCGAGCGATGCGGTTTTTTCTTCGATGCGAATCGAGCAGTTGGGCGAGGGCGCGCCCGAGATTGCGGTAGTCGCGGCCATCCACGGCGACGAACCGTGCGGAGTCCGCGCCGTCGAGCGACTCCTCGCCGAGTCGCCCGCCGTCGAGCGACCCGTCAAGTTCGTCGTGGCGAACGAGGCGGCACTGGAGAAGGACGTTCGGTACGTCGAAGAGGACCTCAACCGCGCGTTCCCCGGCGACCCGGACGCCGACACCCACGAGCGACGACTGGCCGCGGACCTCGCGCGAGAGGTCCGCGACTGTACCACGCTGTCGCTCCACTCTACCCAGTCGTACGCCGAACCGTTCGCGCTGGTGGACACGGTAGACGCGATTGCGCGGTCGGTGTGTCCGTACCTCCCGGTCTCCGTGCTGGTCGAAACCGAGGCCGAGAGCGACGGCAGACTCATCGAGTACCCCCACGTCGTGGAAGCGGAGTGCGGCCTACAGGGGTCGGACAGCGCGGCGGACAACGCGGTCGAACTGATTTACGGCTTCCTCGAAGCGACCGGTGCGCTTCCCGACGACGAACCGGTCGCTGGCTACGACCAGAACGACGTGGAAGTCTACCGCCTCGGCCGACCGGTGCCCAAGAACGGGGCCGACGACTACGAGGTGTTCGCCGAGAACTTCGAGCGCGTTCCGGAGGGCGAGGCGTTCGCGGCCGCCGACGACCGGGAGTTGGTGGCCGACGAACCCTTCTACCCCGTGTTGATGTCGGCGTACGGCTACGAGAACGTCTTCGGCTACCGCGGCGAGCGAATCGGCGTCCTCGACGGGTGAGCGCACGAGTCCGACACTCCGGGACGTGCGGGTCGGATTTCTCGCCCGCTAATTTACTCGCCTCGGAGTACCATTTCGGCAGACGACGCCGAGGCTCGGGTGGCAGTTCTCGGCGATTCCGATACTACTAACTCTTGTACGAGGAAAGTACCGTCCGAGTCCAAAATGAGATTACACGAGTATCAGGCGAAGAGCGTCTTCGCCGAGGCAGGAATTCCGACGCCGGACGCGGAACTGGCGTCGTCGGTAGACGAGGTAGTCGAGGCCGCCGAGGACATCGGCTACCCCGTCGCAGTGAAGGCACAGGTACACGTCGGGGGTCGCGGGAAGGCTGGCGGCATCAAACTCGCCGAAAGCCGCGAGGAAGCCGAACAGGTCGCCGACGAGATTCTGGGGATGGACCTCAAGGGGTACCACGTCGAGCGCGTTCTCGTGGAAGAGGCCGTGAACTTCGTGAACGAACTCTACGTGGGCGTCACGATGGACCGCGGCGAGGGCAAGCCGGTCGCCATGGTCTCCACGAAGGGCGGCGTGGACATCGAGTCCGTCGCCGAGGAGACCCCCGAAGCCATCGCGCGCGAACACGTGGACCCCGCGTTCGGGATGCACCCCTATCAGGCCCGCAAAGCCGTCTACGACGCGGGCGTCCCCCGCGAACTCGCCTCGGACGTGGCGTCGGTTCTGCGGACTCTCTATCAGCTCTGGGACGACCGAGACGCCAGCGAGGTCGAAATCAACCCGCTGATGGTCACGGAGGACGACGAAATCATCGCGGCCGACGCCGTGATGAACATCGACGACGACGCCCTCTTCCGCCAGTCGGACCTCGCCGAGATGGAAGAAGAGACCTACGAGGACGACCTCGAACGCAAGGCCGGCGAGTACGGCTTCGACTACGTTCGACTCTCGGGTAACGTCGGCATCATCGGCAACGGCGCGGGTCTCGTGATGACGACGCTCGACCTCGTGGACTACTACGGCGGCGAACCCGCCAACTTCCTCGACATCGGCGGCGGCGCGAAGGCCGAACGCGTGGCCAACGCGCTCGACATGGTGTTCTCCGACGAGAACGTCGATGCGGTCGTGTTCAACATCTTCGGCGGCATCACCCGCGGCGACGAGGTTGCAAAGGGCATCAACGACGCCCTCGGGCAGTTCGACGAGATTCCCAAGCCCGTGGTCGTCCGCCTCGCCGGGACCAACGCCGAGGAGGGCCGCGAGATTCTGAACGACGAACTCGTCACGGTCGAGGAGACCCTCGAAGACGCGGTTCAACGCACGGTCGAATACTCAGAGGAGGAAGCACAATGAGCGTTTTAGTCGATTCGGACACCAGAGTCGTCGTACAGGGTATCACCGGCGGGGAAGGCAAGTTCCACGCCGAGCAGATGATGGAGTACGGCACCAACGTCGTCGCCGGTGCGGTGCCGGGCAAGGGCGGCCAAGAGGTCGCTGGCGTGCCGGTCTACGACACCGTAGAGCAGGCCGCCCGCGAAGAAGACGCCGACGCCTCGGTCGTGTTCGTCCCGCCCGCGTTCGCGGGTGACGCCGTGTTCGAGGGTCTCGACGCGCCGCTGGACCTCGTGGTCGCCATCACCGAGGGCATCCCCACCCAAGACATGGCGAAGGTCAACAAGCGACTGAGCGAGGTCGATACCCGACTCATCGGCCCGAACTGTCCGGGCATCATCACCCCCGGCGAGTCCAAACTCGGCATCCTGCCGGGCAACATCTTCGAGTCCGGCGACGTGGGTCTGGTCTCGCGGTCGGGCACCCTGACCTACCAAGTCGTGGACAACCTCACGTCCCGAGGCATCGGCCAGACCACCGCCATCGGCATCGGCGGCGACCCCATCATCGGCACGGACTTCATCGACGCGCTGGAACTGTTCGAGAGCGACCCCGACACGAAGGCGGTCGTCATGTGCGGCGAAATCGGCGGCGAGGACGAGGAAGAGGCCGCCCAGTACATCGCACAGAACATGGACACGCCGGTCGCTGGCTTCATCGCCGGTCGGACCGCCCCGCCGGGCAAGCGCATGGGTCACGCGGGCGCAATCGTCTCCGGTAGCGGGACGGGCACCGCCGAGAGCAAAATCAACGCGCTGAACGACGCTGGCGTCCCTGTGGGCGACACGCCGAACGAAGTCGCCGACCACATCGAAGACTTCCTGTAGCGACGCTTTCCCGTTCATCGCTCTTTTTCTGGACCCGCTGTCAGCGACCAGCACTTTTAAAATAGCGACCGAGCATATATATTTATTCAGTCATGTCTCAATCAGAGCATCCGGAAATCGCGTCGTTTCTCCCCGACGACGAAGAGGTGATACGGGTGGTGACGTGGCGGCCGTACCTGTTCAGTCTCTTCACACGGCGCAAGTGCTATCTCACCCAGCGGCGCATCCTCCGGATGGACAAGACCCTCGGCGCGAAGTCGTTCCGTGAAATCCCGCTCAAGAACGTCGTCGCCGTAACGCAGGGGCGACTGTTCAAATTCGGCTGGTTCGCGCTGGGTGTCGCGTTGCTCGTGTTGTCGCTGGTTCTGTTCGCCACGGATACGAGCGACGTTGCTACGTTCGTTCTCCTCGTGTCTATCGCCATCTTCGCCGCCACACTCTACACGCGGCGGTCGTACTTCCGACTCCACACGACGAATCCGAACAGCGACATCAAGATTCCACTCACGCGAAGCACCGGCCGGGGAAAGCCGTTTGAGGAGTTCATCCAGTACACCCGTCACGTCTGGAACAAGCGCAACCAGTGGTAGCGACCCCTGCAGAGCCGACTTGACGCCGAAACACGGCACTCGGACACCGAATCCGGCGAAACGCGCCAACTGGCCGCCGGATTCGGCAGAACGCACGGCCTGCGACGGCCGTCGCAGGCCGTGCGTCTCGTCACGAAACGAATCACTCCCACGACCAAACTCATGTCAACGACCGAATTAACGTACGAATTTCCCTCCGGCCGTCGGTTCAGCATCGGTGCAGTCGCAGGTTTTCTCGCGTTCGTGGTGGACTACGCCGTCGGGAGCGTGGACTTGCTCGGGTTCGTCTTCCCGTTCGGGTCGTACTCGGTCACGAGTTTTCTGATACTCGTGGCCTGTAGCGCCGTCGCACTCTACGCGAGCGGACCGCCAACAGTCACAGGTGGTGCGGCCGTCGCCGCGAGTGTCGCCGCAGTCAACGGTGTTCTCTCGCTTGTACTCACCGTGTTCACGCTGCTGACGAACGGTCTCCCGCTCTCGTTCATCGCCAGCGAGGGGCTCGTGCCCGCGTTCTTCATCTTTCCGTTGGTGGCTGGAGTAGTCGGTGTAGCACTCGCGTACAAACTTATCTCGGCCGGAATTGTGTCACCCCGGAACCCAGTCGGCGGGGCCACGAGAGGTGAGTCCTCGCCGTCGTCCGTCGGTTCCAGAGGTATCCCCGAAACCAGCGAAAACGACCGCGGAACCCCTGAGGACGACACAACTGCATCCGGCAGGACCGACGAGAGCGACGGGCCGACCGACCTCCCGCGAGACGTGGCTGGTGGCTCACCGACCGGCGACGTAATCGACGCGGACCTCGGTCTCGACGGGACCATCACCGTCACCAGCGCGCTCAACCGAGCGGTCAGATGCCGCATCGCCTGCCGGACGGCGGCCGGTGGCGTGGTCGTTCGGCAGGAAATCGTCGTCAGACCGGATTCCGACCAGACGTGGACCGGAATTCCGCCCGCGACGGAGGTCAAGGTCGGTCTCAAAGTCGAGAGCGGTCCCAGCGCCGCGCAAACGTTCGAGAACGCGGGTGCCACAGCAGTCGACCCGACGATAGCGCTTCGGCCGAGTGGCATCGAGATAACGGCGGCTGACGGTGGCGTTCGGTCGTAACCCAACGCCGCGCTGAAGTGGTAGCGAAGCTACCGATTCAGCTCGCCGAGGCAGTCCTGACAGTACCGCGCGCCCGTCATGTTCGACGCGCCGCAGGTCGAACAGACGAA
It contains:
- a CDS encoding PHP domain-containing protein, with the protein product MSVVHDYHVHSNYSDGTQMPRMLDAAADAGLRAIGFADHCNVAQRETLLRGKREYGINLDRTYPLRREAVESLREQYDLRIFDAVELDYDPRDEGDIASFLDDADFDYAVGSVHRVEGTNVQRSAPFAEMPERERRAFVDDYYERLATLVESELFAIAAHVDLVERTPELRGYTTADHHAMVADAFRRSRTVPEVNAGRVLRDYGEYHPAPDFRAALRERGIEFVTGSDAHEPDEVRERHAALEELFAEREVSPVRLFE
- a CDS encoding HalOD1 output domain-containing protein — protein: MTYSKDRLGASKEFRYQATADSTPAEAIVAAVTASGGASAFDGPEDVTRLPPLYDSVDTDALNAIFDSSWGERNADVSVTFDYSGYAVSVDSTGAVELTHGR
- a CDS encoding helix-turn-helix domain-containing protein; the encoded protein is MSFVAEFVVSSPILRETRKVVPEMTFETEDVRRMPDSSQKFVFWASGDDFDAFESGVEDDPTVADYCLLADLGDRRLYRVTLSESVAERMTHSVAVERDITFLDVTADTTESRVRARVPNRDALCAYRDACREMGFPFRLVGIYDESETNADGQQYGVTTPQREALVCALAAGYFDVPRRTTLTELAEDLGISDQALSARLRRGQASLVENALDGDAAT
- a CDS encoding DUF309 domain-containing protein, producing MDEHTRDESVEPPRVGTPTGWLPAEGHWEHDTLRRATAHGVRLFNAGEFHESHDCFEDEWYNYGSGTTESAFLHGMVQVAAGAYKHFDFEDDAGMRSLFRTALQYLHGVPPDYYGVDLPDVRETMTRALETPDVLEGWKIGFDETRPEADAADFAYADSLE
- a CDS encoding DUF7344 domain-containing protein, which produces MTTTDSRQDTTANARRHSPERDAPLDATFDALSNRQCRDLLRHLVESDDDAFLVADLATQLTDETDSETAETRMLARLHHTHLPKLADAGLVSYDPDRGLVQYRPESRFEAMVPTIESFESADYPVSLDALLDLFADHRRRTAYVTLLGHDDLSLPDLADEVAVAEYGQPLPDIEPDDVLQVYLSLYHTHVPKLGAAGLVEYDQADDYVRLTDAGWTLESPFRSLCDPADD
- a CDS encoding succinylglutamate desuccinylase/aspartoacylase domain-containing protein, which produces MRIEQLGEGAPEIAVVAAIHGDEPCGVRAVERLLAESPAVERPVKFVVANEAALEKDVRYVEEDLNRAFPGDPDADTHERRLAADLAREVRDCTTLSLHSTQSYAEPFALVDTVDAIARSVCPYLPVSVLVETEAESDGRLIEYPHVVEAECGLQGSDSAADNAVELIYGFLEATGALPDDEPVAGYDQNDVEVYRLGRPVPKNGADDYEVFAENFERVPEGEAFAAADDRELVADEPFYPVLMSAYGYENVFGYRGERIGVLDG
- the sucC gene encoding ADP-forming succinate--CoA ligase subunit beta, with the translated sequence MAVLGDSDTTNSCTRKVPSESKMRLHEYQAKSVFAEAGIPTPDAELASSVDEVVEAAEDIGYPVAVKAQVHVGGRGKAGGIKLAESREEAEQVADEILGMDLKGYHVERVLVEEAVNFVNELYVGVTMDRGEGKPVAMVSTKGGVDIESVAEETPEAIAREHVDPAFGMHPYQARKAVYDAGVPRELASDVASVLRTLYQLWDDRDASEVEINPLMVTEDDEIIAADAVMNIDDDALFRQSDLAEMEEETYEDDLERKAGEYGFDYVRLSGNVGIIGNGAGLVMTTLDLVDYYGGEPANFLDIGGGAKAERVANALDMVFSDENVDAVVFNIFGGITRGDEVAKGINDALGQFDEIPKPVVVRLAGTNAEEGREILNDELVTVEETLEDAVQRTVEYSEEEAQ
- the sucD gene encoding succinate--CoA ligase subunit alpha, whose product is MSVLVDSDTRVVVQGITGGEGKFHAEQMMEYGTNVVAGAVPGKGGQEVAGVPVYDTVEQAAREEDADASVVFVPPAFAGDAVFEGLDAPLDLVVAITEGIPTQDMAKVNKRLSEVDTRLIGPNCPGIITPGESKLGILPGNIFESGDVGLVSRSGTLTYQVVDNLTSRGIGQTTAIGIGGDPIIGTDFIDALELFESDPDTKAVVMCGEIGGEDEEEAAQYIAQNMDTPVAGFIAGRTAPPGKRMGHAGAIVSGSGTGTAESKINALNDAGVPVGDTPNEVADHIEDFL